The following nucleotide sequence is from Nesterenkonia xinjiangensis.
ACAACACAACACGCCACCACTCACAACGAGCGATGACCATGCGATGCTTGACCACGTTTCACATTAAGAAACAAAGATGCTCGCGTCCACTATGCAGTTCCCAAACAACAAACCCCACCACCATCACCACACACCCGCAGAGCACAAGAGGCTCCGAAGAGCCCCTGTGACCACGTTGCGCATGCGGCTACCTGCAGCCAGGGCAACAGATCCAGAAACACCAGACCCCAACCGATCACCAACCAGCGACCGATAACGAGGGCCTGTTGTCCCAGGACCCAACAGTGTGCCAAGCACCATAACCACCAGAACCAGTCCCGACGTTCCCACAACCACCCTCCCCCCTCACGGAGGAAAAGCTTCATGCGTACTTATCAGGACCGACACAGCGACCATGATGACTGAATGTTGATATTCCACCCTTGAGCAAACCACCAGCTGAACGACTGCCAGCATCAGATGGCGGACCCGAACTCGGGTCCAGCTCCTTAGAAAGGAGGTGATCCAGCCGCACCTTCCGGTACGGCTACCTTGTTACGACTTAGTCCCAATCGCCAGTCCCACCTTCGACCACTCCCCCCGGTAAACCGGTTGGGCCGTGGGCTTCGGGTGTTACCAACTTTCGTGACTTGACGGGCGGTGTGTACAAGGCCCGGGAACGTATTCACCGCAGCGTTGCTGATCTGCGATTACTAGCGACTCCAACTTCACGAAGTCGAGTTGCAGACTTCGATCCGAACTGAGACCGGCTTTTAGGGATTAGCTCCACCTCACAGTATCGCAACCCATTGTACCGGCCATTGTAGCATGCGTGAAGCCCAAGACATAAGGGGCATGATGATTTGACGTCGTCCCCACCTTCCTCCGAGTTGACCCCGGCAGTCTCCCATGAGTCCCCACCATCACGTGCTGGCAACATAGGATAGGGGTTGCGCTCGTTGCGGGACTTAACCCAACATCTCACGACACGAGCTGACGACAACCATGCACCACCTGTGAACCAGCCCCGAAGGGAAACTACATCTCTGCAGCGATCCGGTCCATGTCAAGCCTTGGTAAGGTTCTTCGCGTTGCATCGAATTAATCCGCATGCTCCGCCGCTTGTGCGGGCCCCCGTCAATTCCTTTGAGTTTTAGCCTTGCGGCCGTACTCCCCAGGCGGGGCACTTAATGCGTTAGCTACGGCGCGGAAAACGTGGAATGTCCCCCACACCTAGTGCCCAACGTTTACGGCATGGACTACCAGGGTATCTAATCCTGTTCGCTCCCCATGCTTTCGCTCCTCAGCGTCAGTAACAGCCCAGAGACCTGCCTTCGCCATCGGTGTTCCTCCTGATATCTGCGCATTTCACCGCTACACCAGGAATTCCAGTCTCCCCTACTGCACTCTAGCCTGCCCGTACCCACTGCACACCCGGGGTTAAGCCCCGGGCTTTCACAGCAGACGCGACAAGCCGCCTACGAGCTCTTTACGCCCAATAATTCCGGATAACGCTCGCGCCCTACGTATTACCGCGGCTGCTGGCACGTAGTTAGCCGGCGCTTCTTCTGCAGGTACCGTCACAATAAAGCTTCTTCCCTGCTGAAAGCGGTTTACAACCCGAAGGCCGTCATCCCGCACGCGGCGTCGCTGCATCAGGCTTGCGCCCATTGTGCAATATTCCCCACTGCTGCCTCCCGTAGGAGTCTGGGCCGTGTCTCAGTCCCAGTGTGGCCGGTCACCCTCTCAGGCCGGCTACCCGTCATCGCCACGGTGGGCTTCTACCCCACCGTCTAGCTGATAGGCCGCGAGTCCATCCAAGACCGATAAAATCTTTCCACCAGCACCCCATGCGGGGACTGGTCGCATCCGGTATTAGACCCAGTTTCCCAGGCTTATCCCAGAGTCAAGGGCAGGTTACTCACGTGATACTCACCCGTTCGCCACTAATCCACCCGTGCAAGCACGGGCTTCATCGTTCGACTTGCATGTGTTAAGCACGCCGCCAGCGTTCATCCTGAGCCAGGATCAAACTCTCCATCAAAAAATGAGAAGAAACCAGAACACACACCGCACCAGTCCCCAAGACACTGATGGACGATCATGCCGGAAAAACACGATCACCACAGCATCCCTCACAGGAACCAGCCAGGCATGCGATCCAGATAAAACGATCCTTAGCTGATACGTGACACCACCACGGGGGTGGCAGCATCACGCCAACCAAATAATCAATACTTTGGTATCAACAAACTTGGCACACTATTGAGTTCTCAAACAACAGGCGCTCCCGGCACCACCGGAAGAAAACCACTTACCTAGAATATCATATCATATTCTGTGTTCTTAGTTTTCGTTTCCGGATCGCTCCGAAGCAACTTTTCCATCCTAGAACATTTCGTTTCCGGCTGTCAAACCCGGTCCCGATCCATCCTCTGGACGGCAACTTCTCTATCTTACCTGGCCGATCCTGCCTTGTCAAAACCACTCTGTGCGAGCTATTCGATCCAGCAGCATGACCTCAAGGACTTCGAAGTCTGCGCCTGGCCTCTCGGCTGTGCCGGTCACCCTGGCGCGGAATGAAACTCTAGCACCATCTCTGAGCGAATGTAAACTTCGCGTGAAGTCGGCCTCGGATCCTTCTCCTGACTGGGATCCAGGCGGTTCGAGCCCTTTGTCCTCGGGCTCTGTCCCATGTCTCTGCGCTCACATCTTGACGATGGCCTTCGGCCCTCAGAAGGACCGGCCAGCACTCAACTTCACCGGAGACGATTCCCTCGCGCCCACCTCACCCCTCAAGGGTGACCACGTATTAGGACTCAGCCTGCAGAAGCATCGAAGGTCGGAAGACCCACTGTCCCTGCCAGCGAGAGAAGAGCTCGAGCGCCTCCGCGAGCATGGCCGCACGGAAGAACACCGAATCGATCGCGGTGACATCGGCGTCGCTCTGCCGGTACCCCTCCAGGAACACCTCGGAGACGTCCTCGTACCACTGCCCCAAGTTCACCGGGCCGGCCTCGGAAGTCTTCCCTGCGGCGGGGTCCTCACTGGCCACCTCCATGACCAGATTCGCGAAGGACATCAACATGGTGACCACATCGCGAAGCGGCAGAGCATGATCGGACATCCCACCGTCCTCGTTGAAGATCCAGCGCTCCTCGTCACCTCCGGCCTGATGCGCATGTGCCAGGCCCAGCCCACCATGGACGCGCTGCAGCATCATCGGTTCGTCGACCTCGCGCAGCTGAGACCGCATCACGTCGATGACCTCACTCATGTCCGTGCGCTCGTCATCGTCGAACTCCTCGCGCACCTGCTCCCACTGCTCACCGAGCGCGGCCTTGGCGTTGCCGGACATCTCCCTGAGCTGATCGCGGGTCTGCGGGTGCGCGCCGAAGGCACCGGCGAGATCCGCATGGAATGTTCCCAGAGCAAGGCCCATCTGGCGGGCCAGACGTTTGAAGGTCTTCCCCTCGGTCATCGCCCTCTTCGCCAGGCTTCTGCCGTCGGGCGCCTGTCCGGTCGCATCACGGATGATCGCCAGGTCCCCGGTGATCCAGGTCTCCTCGCCGCCGTCTGCCAGAGCTGCCGCCCGGTCCTCCCAGGAACAGCTGACGATCCCCAGCACCTGCGAGATCGACGTCGCGTGGGCATCGGTCAGGGTCAGGGCGGTGTCCAGCTCCACGCCCCGTTCCGCGTGCGGCCGCCGCTGGAACTCGACCACCACACGCTGATCCAGGCGTGCGTCCTCGGCCACACCCTCCGGAGTGATCATAGTTCGCGTGACGGGGCGCAGCTTCGACTCGCTCGCGGTCCGCCGGAGCTGCACCGTGAAAGGTGCCCACTGGTCGAAGCCGCCGTAGGCCTCCCCGCGCGACCGACCGTTGCGACTGCCCTGGCGCCGTCGTGCCATCTCCAGCCAGGCCGCGAGGAATGCACGGTCCCGGGCGCCGTCGTAGAGCCAGACCTCATCACCGTGGGCCGCGGTCAGGCGTCCGATGAAGGCGTTCTTGCCCGCCAGCGCGGACGGGCGACTGCGGACAGCCACCGGCACCGCGACCCGGTCACGATGCCTCTCCCGGCGGCTGGCGACGTGGTCCACGTCGAAGATGTGCATCTCGAGGAAGAGCTGGGGGTCGGAATCCCCCGCAGGAGTGGGAAGGCGAAGTCCACCGACACGAGTCAGGCTGCGACGGCCGCGACGAGCCGGGAACCAGGGCTGATGGACCAACCAGCTCTCCATGACCTCCAGAAAGCCAGGCTGTTCCTCGCCGCGCACTCGCGTCATCCACGCCTCCTCCGCCACTGATCCGACTGCCGCTCTGCGTCTTCTCCGACGGTACCGCAGGACGCCGGCGATCCGGCGCTGATCCGACCCATCAGCCGTGAATCGCTCCGGCGGACCGCCAGAGAGACGGGATCACCCCTGACTGCGGCGGAGCCTCGCCACTTCATAGAGCGAGATCCCCACGGCCATGGAGGCGTTGAGAGACTCCGTGGAGGAGGCGATGGGGATCGAGACGATCTGATCGCAGGTCTCCCTGACCAGGCGCGAAAGCCCTCGACCCTCGGAGCCGACCACCAGCACGAGGGGTTCCCCCGCGAGTGCGAGCCCCGGCAGATCCACATCACCGTCACCGTCCAGCCCCAGCACGAAGTACCCCTGCGCCTTCGCCTCACGCAGCGCGACGGTCAGGTTCGTCGCCCGGGCGACCGGAATGCGCGCGGCGGCCCCGGCAGAGGTCTTCCAGGCGGTGGCCGTCACCCCGGCACTGCGCCGTTCGGGGACGAGCACGCCATCGGCGTCGAAGGCCGACGCCGCACGCAGGATCGCCCCCAGATTGCGGGGGTCCGTGATGGAGTCACAGGCGACCAGCAGCGGCTGATGCGGGATGTGGCCCTTCTGCGCCTTCTGCAGGAGAGACTCGATGAGCTCCACGGCGTCGGCGTAGTCATAGGGCTCCAGGACCAGAGCGATGCCCTGATGCACGGCGTCGCCGGTGGTGTTGTCCAGCTGACGACGCGAGACCTCCTTGATGCGCACGCCCTGCTCCGCGGCATGGCCCAGCGCCTCACGGACCCGCCCATCGGAGTCGACGTCGGTGGCCACGTGCATCTCTCGAGCGGGGACACGCTCCACGAGTGCCTCCAGCACCGCGTTGCGTCCGGCCACGACATCATCGGTGCCGTGACCTGAGCCCCGGCGCCCCCTCGAATGCTGCCCCTGCTGCTTCGACTGGGCGCGCTCGGCCAGCATCTTCTGCCGGTGCGCCTTGTGGTAGACGCGGTCCTCAGCCTTGGGAGTCGGGCCCTTGCCTTCGAGCTTCCGACGGCCCTGCCCGCCGGAGCCTGCGCTGGCCCCCTTCTTCTGCTTCTTCCGCACTGCGGCGGAACGGGGGCGAGAATCCTTAGCCATGAACGGCCTCCTTCTGGGACGCGCGAGTCAGCACCCAACGGGCGCCGTCGCGGGAGTCCTCGATCTGCACGCCGACCTCGGTCAGCTGGTCACGGATGGCATCCGCACGGGCAAAGTCCTTCTGCGCCTTGGCCTCGGCCCGCTCCGCGAGAAGCGTCTCCACCAGAGAGGACAGCGCCGCGTGGGCCGGGCCGCCTTCCGCAGCCTCCGGCTCGGGAACATCCAGGAGTCCCAGGACCGAGCTCATCGCGGCGACCTCCTGCGCCCGGGCGGTGGCCGCCTCGCCGTCCCCTGAGTCCAAGGCCGTGTTGCCGGCGCGGACCGTCTCATGGAGCACGGCCAGGGCGGCCGGGACGTTGAGGTCGTCATCCATGGCGGCGGTGAACGCCTGCGGCACGATGCCCTCATGGGTGATGCCCGCTCCTCCATCGGCACGCGCCAGGAAGGTCTCCACACGTTCGACCGCGGCCTCCGCCTCGACGAGGGAGCTCGGGCGGTAGTCCAGCTGGGAGCGGTACTGCGCCTGGCCCAGGAAGTACCGGACCGCCACCGGCCGGGCCGCGGCGAGCATCTCCTCCGGGGAGACCGTGTTGCCGAGGGACTTCGACATCTTCTCGCCCTGAAAGGTCACCATGCCGTTGTGCAGCCAGTATCGAGCGAAGCCGTCACCGGCGGCCGCAGACTGGGCGAGCTCGTTCTCGTGGTGCGGGAAACGCAGGTCCAGCCCGCCGCCATGGATGTCAAAGGTGGAGCCCAGGTACTTGGTGGACATCGCCGAGCACTCCAGGTGCCAGCCTGGACGGCCTCGGC
It contains:
- a CDS encoding maltokinase N-terminal cap-like domain-containing protein — protein: MTRVRGEEQPGFLEVMESWLVHQPWFPARRGRRSLTRVGGLRLPTPAGDSDPQLFLEMHIFDVDHVASRRERHRDRVAVPVAVRSRPSALAGKNAFIGRLTAAHGDEVWLYDGARDRAFLAAWLEMARRRQGSRNGRSRGEAYGGFDQWAPFTVQLRRTASESKLRPVTRTMITPEGVAEDARLDQRVVVEFQRRPHAERGVELDTALTLTDAHATSISQVLGIVSCSWEDRAAALADGGEETWITGDLAIIRDATGQAPDGRSLAKRAMTEGKTFKRLARQMGLALGTFHADLAGAFGAHPQTRDQLREMSGNAKAALGEQWEQVREEFDDDERTDMSEVIDVMRSQLREVDEPMMLQRVHGGLGLAHAHQAGGDEERWIFNEDGGMSDHALPLRDVVTMLMSFANLVMEVASEDPAAGKTSEAGPVNLGQWYEDVSEVFLEGYRQSDADVTAIDSVFFRAAMLAEALELFSRWQGQWVFRPSMLLQAES
- the rlmB gene encoding 23S rRNA (guanosine(2251)-2'-O)-methyltransferase RlmB; amino-acid sequence: MAKDSRPRSAAVRKKQKKGASAGSGGQGRRKLEGKGPTPKAEDRVYHKAHRQKMLAERAQSKQQGQHSRGRRGSGHGTDDVVAGRNAVLEALVERVPAREMHVATDVDSDGRVREALGHAAEQGVRIKEVSRRQLDNTTGDAVHQGIALVLEPYDYADAVELIESLLQKAQKGHIPHQPLLVACDSITDPRNLGAILRAASAFDADGVLVPERRSAGVTATAWKTSAGAAARIPVARATNLTVALREAKAQGYFVLGLDGDGDVDLPGLALAGEPLVLVVGSEGRGLSRLVRETCDQIVSIPIASSTESLNASMAVGISLYEVARLRRSQG
- the cysS gene encoding cysteine--tRNA ligase; amino-acid sequence: MALRLYDTKTATVRDFEPLEEGRVSLYYCGATVQGRPHVGHVRSAVAFDILVRWLEHSGYDVLSVRNVTDIDDKILEKSAASFAPDFAAEPDYPEQEPWFALAYRFEQAFHEAYDALGVRRPRYEPRATGHMTEMFTLVQRLLDAGHAYPAADGSGDVYFDVRSWPSYGELTRQRVEDMQDAPDADPRGKRDPRDFALWKGHKDGEPETASWDSPWGRGRPGWHLECSAMSTKYLGSTFDIHGGGLDLRFPHHENELAQSAAAGDGFARYWLHNGMVTFQGEKMSKSLGNTVSPEEMLAAARPVAVRYFLGQAQYRSQLDYRPSSLVEAEAAVERVETFLARADGGAGITHEGIVPQAFTAAMDDDLNVPAALAVLHETVRAGNTALDSGDGEAATARAQEVAAMSSVLGLLDVPEPEAAEGGPAHAALSSLVETLLAERAEAKAQKDFARADAIRDQLTEVGVQIEDSRDGARWVLTRASQKEAVHG